The following proteins are co-located in the Mesorhizobium australicum WSM2073 genome:
- a CDS encoding ABC transporter substrate-binding protein, translating to MKKLTVMLATVAGLAISAGGALADSTLKMVEVITSPPRTEFLKKQIAEFEAANPGVKVELVSLPWGQAFEKFLTMVQAGDTPDVVEMPERWMGLYANNAQLEDLGPYMAKWDDAKTLGDRAKQFGSTVNNTQFMIPYGYYVNALFWNKKLFKEAGLDGPPATLDEFVADSKKISAIPGKYGYCLRGGPGAFNGMHMFMNIAQGKGGYFNEDGTSTINEEGSVKGLQMLADMYKNGLAPKDAVSWGFNETVTGFYSGTCAMLNQDPDALLGIADKMSADDFAVAPLPVGPSGKSYPTLGYAGWAMFANSQHKDDAWKLMATLLSPKDNLEWAKEVGVVPIHNGADQDPHFKTEQFKGWFTELSDSSKYEMVTPPTHLENLGNFVDQVAIKNFQEVLLGQKTAKEVADQWAAFLTKEQQDWLAKNKK from the coding sequence ATGAAAAAACTGACCGTCATGCTTGCCACCGTCGCGGGGCTGGCGATTTCCGCCGGTGGCGCGCTCGCCGATTCAACCCTGAAAATGGTCGAGGTGATCACCAGCCCGCCACGCACCGAATTCCTCAAGAAGCAGATCGCCGAGTTCGAGGCGGCCAATCCAGGCGTCAAGGTCGAACTGGTCTCGCTGCCCTGGGGCCAGGCTTTCGAGAAATTCCTGACCATGGTGCAGGCCGGTGACACGCCCGATGTGGTCGAGATGCCGGAACGCTGGATGGGGCTCTACGCCAACAATGCCCAGCTCGAGGATCTCGGCCCCTATATGGCCAAGTGGGACGACGCCAAGACGCTCGGCGACCGTGCCAAACAGTTCGGCTCGACGGTCAACAACACCCAGTTCATGATCCCCTATGGCTACTATGTGAACGCGCTGTTCTGGAACAAGAAGCTGTTCAAGGAGGCTGGTCTCGACGGCCCGCCGGCGACGCTCGACGAGTTTGTCGCCGATTCCAAGAAGATCTCGGCCATTCCCGGAAAATACGGCTACTGCCTGCGCGGCGGGCCGGGCGCCTTCAACGGCATGCACATGTTCATGAACATCGCTCAGGGCAAGGGCGGCTATTTCAACGAGGACGGCACCTCGACCATCAATGAAGAAGGCTCGGTCAAGGGCCTGCAGATGCTGGCCGACATGTACAAGAATGGTCTCGCGCCGAAGGATGCCGTAAGCTGGGGCTTCAACGAAACCGTCACCGGTTTCTACTCCGGCACTTGCGCCATGCTCAATCAGGATCCGGACGCGCTTCTCGGCATCGCCGACAAGATGAGCGCCGACGACTTCGCCGTGGCGCCGCTGCCGGTCGGACCAAGCGGAAAGTCCTATCCGACGCTCGGCTATGCCGGCTGGGCGATGTTCGCCAACTCGCAGCACAAGGATGATGCCTGGAAGCTGATGGCGACGCTTCTGTCGCCGAAGGACAATCTGGAATGGGCCAAGGAAGTCGGCGTCGTGCCGATCCACAACGGTGCCGACCAGGATCCCCATTTCAAGACCGAGCAGTTCAAGGGCTGGTTCACGGAACTCAGCGACAGCTCCAAATATGAAATGGTGACGCCGCCGACGCATCTGGAAAACCTCGGCAATTTCGTCGACCAGGTCGCGATCAAGAACTTCCAGGAAGTGCTGCTCGGCCAGAAGACGGCCAAGGAGGTCGCCGACCAGTGGGCTGCCTTCCTGACCAAGGAACAGCAGGACTGGCTGGCGAAGAACAAGAAGTAG
- a CDS encoding carbohydrate ABC transporter permease, producing the protein MTYAVSEIRSAAAPRKKRLSYATIEPWLYLSPAIILLVVVLLVPLVIGISYSFRKFSAFKSEYVGLGQYQAMLSDQVLGQALINTLWWTAASLFFQFFLGLGLALLLDKPFPGRKAVQALVFLPWAVPSFLSGLTWAWLFNPIVGPLPHWLFALGLKAEPTNVLSDPSTAMWGPIIANVWFGIPFFAITLLAALKSIPSELHEAAAIDGASPWQRFTKVTLPFLAPTIAITVMLRTIWIATFADLIFVMTEGGPAGSTNTVPVYIYVSAFKSLDKGYASAVAVLLLVLLIAYAIVLIAIRRSLVRHV; encoded by the coding sequence ATGACCTATGCCGTATCCGAAATTCGGTCCGCAGCGGCGCCGCGAAAAAAGCGGCTCTCCTACGCGACGATCGAGCCTTGGCTCTACCTCAGCCCGGCGATCATCCTGCTGGTCGTGGTGCTGCTCGTGCCGCTGGTCATCGGCATCAGCTATTCCTTCCGCAAATTTTCGGCCTTCAAGTCCGAGTATGTCGGGCTCGGGCAGTATCAGGCGATGCTGTCGGACCAGGTGCTGGGCCAGGCGCTGATCAACACGTTGTGGTGGACGGCGGCCAGCCTGTTCTTCCAGTTCTTCCTCGGCCTTGGCCTGGCGTTGCTGCTCGACAAGCCTTTCCCAGGCCGCAAGGCGGTGCAGGCACTGGTCTTCCTGCCCTGGGCGGTGCCGTCCTTCCTGTCGGGCCTGACCTGGGCCTGGCTGTTCAACCCGATCGTCGGTCCGCTGCCGCACTGGCTGTTCGCCTTGGGGCTGAAGGCCGAACCGACCAACGTCCTGTCCGATCCCTCCACCGCCATGTGGGGGCCGATCATAGCCAATGTCTGGTTCGGCATTCCGTTCTTCGCCATAACGCTGCTGGCGGCGCTGAAGTCTATTCCCTCGGAACTGCATGAGGCGGCGGCGATCGACGGCGCTTCGCCGTGGCAACGTTTCACCAAGGTGACGCTGCCTTTCCTGGCCCCAACCATCGCCATCACGGTGATGTTGCGCACCATCTGGATCGCCACTTTCGCCGACCTGATCTTCGTCATGACCGAGGGCGGACCGGCCGGCTCGACCAACACGGTGCCGGTCTACATCTATGTCAGCGCCTTCAAGTCGCTGGACAAAGGCTATGCCTCGGCCGTGGCCGTGCTGCTGCTGGTCCTGCTCATCGCCTACGCGATCGTGCTCATCGCCATCCGCCGCTCGCTTGTGAGGCACGTCTGA
- a CDS encoding carbohydrate ABC transporter permease, with protein MIAGRSASQRFFGGIGLYAAIAAYVVFALFPIYWTLKISVTPERLLYSEGITFWPSHMTLQNFVTVLEATDFPRYFLNSVIVSVSTAALVTVIATLAGYAMSRFTFRGKAALALMLLLTQTFPLVMVIPPIYRVMGQIGLINSLTGLIIIYTAFNTAFATFLMQSFFDGIPKDLEEAAMIDGCTRAQAMRKVIVPLTLPGMGATLGFVFTAAWSELLFALMLISSDDQKTFAVGLLTFIGKFAVDWGQMMAASILALIPVCIFFAFLQRYLVTGLTAGAVKG; from the coding sequence ATGATTGCCGGACGCTCAGCATCACAGCGCTTCTTCGGTGGCATCGGCCTTTACGCCGCGATCGCCGCCTACGTCGTCTTCGCTCTGTTCCCGATTTACTGGACGCTGAAGATCTCGGTCACGCCGGAGCGGCTGCTCTATTCCGAAGGCATCACCTTCTGGCCGTCGCACATGACGTTGCAGAATTTCGTGACCGTGCTCGAAGCCACCGATTTCCCGCGCTATTTCCTCAACAGCGTCATCGTCTCGGTGTCGACGGCGGCACTGGTCACGGTCATCGCCACGCTCGCCGGCTACGCCATGTCCCGCTTCACCTTTCGCGGCAAGGCTGCACTGGCTCTCATGTTGCTGCTGACCCAGACCTTTCCGCTGGTGATGGTCATTCCGCCTATCTACCGCGTGATGGGGCAGATCGGCCTGATCAACAGCCTGACCGGGCTGATCATCATCTACACGGCCTTCAACACCGCCTTTGCCACCTTCCTGATGCAGTCCTTCTTCGACGGCATCCCCAAGGACCTGGAGGAGGCGGCGATGATCGACGGCTGCACGCGCGCGCAGGCGATGCGCAAGGTGATCGTGCCGCTGACGCTGCCCGGCATGGGCGCGACGCTGGGCTTCGTCTTTACCGCCGCCTGGAGCGAGCTGCTGTTCGCGCTGATGCTGATTTCCAGCGACGACCAGAAAACCTTCGCCGTCGGCCTGCTCACCTTCATCGGCAAGTTCGCCGTCGACTGGGGACAGATGATGGCGGCGTCGATCCTGGCGCTGATCCCGGTCTGCATCTTCTTCGCTTTCCTGCAACGCTATCTCGTCACCGGCCTGACCGCCGGCGCCGTCAAAGGATAG
- a CDS encoding ABC transporter ATP-binding protein, with translation MASVTLEKVRKDYGAVRVLHAVDLEIADGEFVVLVGPSGCGKSTLLRMIAGLEEASGGEIRIGERLVNDVAPKDRDIAMVFQSYALYPHMDVSKNMGFSLMLRKAEKPAIDARVDGAAKRLGLDTFLQRLPRQLSGGQRQRVAMGRAIVRDPKVFLFDEPLSNLDAKLRVHMRAEIKALHQQLKTTSVYVTHDQIEAMTMADRIVVMHDGLIQQVGAPLDLYDRPANMFVAGFVGSPGMNFLPATVEKGGKVNAVLSDGQKLRLPDGLPLRDGDVITVGLRPEHIRLADDGTLQGEVGVVEPLGLSTQFYVKLAGQQLCVFAMGRAAVKPGDMVRLSADPASLHLFDGKSGDRIG, from the coding sequence ATGGCCTCTGTCACGCTCGAAAAGGTCCGCAAGGATTATGGCGCCGTGCGCGTCCTGCACGCGGTCGATCTCGAAATCGCCGATGGCGAGTTCGTCGTGCTGGTCGGTCCGTCCGGCTGCGGCAAGTCCACGCTGTTGCGCATGATCGCCGGGCTCGAGGAAGCCTCGGGCGGCGAGATCCGCATCGGCGAACGGCTGGTCAACGATGTTGCACCCAAGGACCGCGATATCGCCATGGTGTTCCAGTCCTATGCGCTCTATCCGCATATGGACGTCTCGAAGAACATGGGCTTCAGCCTGATGCTGCGAAAGGCCGAGAAGCCGGCGATCGATGCCCGCGTCGATGGTGCCGCCAAGCGGCTGGGGCTCGATACGTTCCTGCAACGCCTGCCCAGGCAATTGTCTGGTGGCCAGCGCCAGCGTGTCGCCATGGGCCGGGCCATCGTGCGCGATCCCAAGGTTTTTCTTTTCGACGAGCCGCTGTCGAACCTCGATGCCAAGCTGCGCGTTCATATGCGCGCCGAGATCAAGGCGCTGCACCAGCAGTTGAAGACCACTTCGGTCTACGTCACCCACGACCAGATCGAGGCCATGACCATGGCCGACCGCATCGTCGTCATGCATGACGGGCTGATCCAGCAGGTGGGGGCGCCGCTCGATCTCTATGACCGGCCGGCCAATATGTTCGTCGCCGGCTTCGTTGGCTCGCCTGGAATGAATTTCCTGCCGGCCACGGTGGAGAAGGGTGGCAAGGTGAACGCCGTGTTGTCCGATGGCCAGAAGCTTCGGCTGCCGGACGGCCTGCCGCTCAGGGACGGTGACGTCATCACCGTCGGCCTGCGGCCCGAGCATATCCGGCTGGCTGACGACGGCACGCTGCAAGGCGAAGTAGGAGTGGTGGAGCCGCTCGGCCTGTCGACGCAGTTCTACGTCAAGCTGGCCGGCCAGCAGCTTTGCGTCTTTGCGATGGGGCGCGCGGCCGTGAAGCCTGGCGACATGGTGCGCCTGTCGGCCGATCCGGCATCGCTGCATTTGTTCGACGGGAAGAGCGGCGACCGCATCGGCTAG
- the rpmG gene encoding 50S ribosomal protein L33 codes for MAKAANIKIKLLSTADTGFFYVTSKNSRTKTDKLSFRKYDPVAKKHVEFKETKIK; via the coding sequence ATGGCCAAAGCCGCAAACATCAAGATCAAGCTTCTGTCGACCGCCGACACCGGTTTCTTCTACGTCACCAGCAAGAACAGCCGTACCAAGACCGACAAGCTGTCGTTCCGCAAGTACGACCCGGTCGCCAAGAAGCACGTCGAATTCAAGGAAACCAAGATCAAGTAA
- a CDS encoding MFS transporter: MTVDTQPQGDERVHWLPMVAAISSISVVGIAIGLGMPLLSVILETRGHSASMIGLNTAVAGVASIAGAPLATPLAMRFGVAWTMIAMIATGALAFVGFHFAPDFWMWFPLRVVLHIALTVLFILSEFWISTSAPPHRRGLVLGIYATVLSLGFAAGPWLFAHLGSSGFRPFGVIIALVTLAAIPVLAARNESPTIVADSETSHFLRYIWLVPTATFAVLVFGAVETGGFALFPIYGSRIGYSEADAALLLTMIGLGNVLLQIPIGMISDRVSDRRYLLLACATVGLVGTIFMPFFAANWHLMAALLFVWGGVVAAMYTIGLAHLGSQLSGHELASANAAFVLCYGVGMVLGPQAIGIGMDSFGPSGFGWSLGLFFGAYIALVCFRLVRKLLL; encoded by the coding sequence ATGACGGTCGATACCCAACCACAGGGCGACGAACGCGTACACTGGCTGCCGATGGTGGCGGCCATTTCGTCGATCAGCGTCGTCGGCATCGCCATTGGCCTCGGCATGCCCTTGCTCAGCGTCATCCTGGAAACACGCGGTCATTCGGCCTCGATGATCGGCCTGAACACGGCTGTCGCCGGCGTGGCCTCGATCGCCGGGGCGCCGCTGGCCACGCCGCTCGCCATGCGCTTCGGCGTCGCCTGGACCATGATCGCCATGATTGCCACCGGCGCGCTCGCCTTTGTCGGTTTCCATTTCGCGCCCGATTTCTGGATGTGGTTTCCGCTGCGCGTCGTTCTGCACATCGCGCTGACCGTGCTGTTCATCCTGTCGGAATTCTGGATCAGCACGTCGGCGCCGCCACACCGGCGCGGCCTTGTGCTTGGCATCTATGCCACCGTCCTGTCGCTCGGCTTTGCCGCCGGGCCGTGGCTGTTCGCCCATCTCGGCAGCTCCGGCTTCAGGCCGTTCGGCGTCATCATTGCCCTGGTGACGCTGGCTGCCATACCGGTGCTCGCCGCGCGCAACGAAAGCCCGACCATCGTGGCCGACAGCGAAACCAGCCACTTCCTGCGCTACATCTGGCTGGTGCCGACCGCGACTTTCGCCGTGCTCGTGTTCGGCGCGGTCGAGACTGGCGGCTTCGCGCTGTTTCCCATCTACGGCAGTCGCATCGGCTATTCCGAAGCCGACGCGGCGCTGCTGCTGACCATGATCGGCCTCGGCAATGTGCTGTTGCAGATTCCGATCGGCATGATCAGCGACCGCGTCTCCGACCGGCGTTATCTCTTGCTCGCCTGCGCCACGGTCGGCCTCGTCGGCACGATATTCATGCCGTTCTTTGCCGCGAACTGGCATTTGATGGCCGCGCTACTCTTCGTCTGGGGCGGTGTCGTCGCCGCCATGTACACGATCGGCCTCGCCCATCTCGGCTCGCAGCTCTCCGGCCACGAACTGGCCTCCGCCAACGCCGCCTTCGTGCTCTGCTACGGCGTCGGCATGGTGCTTGGCCCGCAGGCGATCGGCATCGGAATGGACAGTTTCGGGCCTTCCGGATTCGGCTGGTCACTCGGCCTGTTCTTCGGCGCCTACATCGCCCTGGTCTGCTTCAGGCTCGTGCGCAAGCTCCTGCTGTAA
- a CDS encoding NUDIX hydrolase has product MEALTKADADKLDKGLATHGGGRLRPRDAATLILLDRKGGDVLVLMGRRHAAHAFMPGKFVFPGGRTDPADSRIPTATALDQHEEAKLTAGPGRTSRARARAIALSAVRETYEEAGLLIGRKGAFATTRRDWQGFVEHGVAPSLEALRFVARAITPPNRVRRFDTRFFSAWRGDVAVELPDGGPTNELEELVWLPLAKAKQADIPDITRMILDELEKRLADDPLLRPGGPVPFYRLVRNHFTRELL; this is encoded by the coding sequence ATGGAAGCACTGACCAAGGCGGATGCCGACAAGCTCGACAAGGGTCTTGCCACGCATGGCGGCGGGCGCCTGCGTCCGCGTGACGCCGCGACGCTCATCCTGCTCGACCGCAAGGGCGGCGACGTCCTGGTGTTGATGGGGCGCCGCCACGCCGCACACGCTTTCATGCCAGGCAAGTTCGTGTTCCCCGGCGGCCGAACCGACCCTGCCGACAGCCGCATACCGACAGCGACGGCACTTGACCAGCACGAAGAAGCCAAGCTGACGGCCGGCCCCGGCCGCACCAGCCGCGCCCGCGCCCGCGCCATTGCCTTGTCGGCGGTCCGCGAGACCTACGAGGAAGCCGGCCTGCTGATCGGCCGCAAAGGCGCCTTTGCCACGACCAGGCGCGATTGGCAGGGTTTCGTCGAACATGGCGTGGCACCGTCGCTGGAAGCATTGCGCTTCGTCGCGCGCGCCATCACGCCGCCGAACCGGGTGCGCCGCTTCGACACCCGCTTCTTCAGCGCCTGGCGTGGCGACGTCGCCGTCGAACTGCCCGATGGCGGTCCGACCAACGAATTGGAGGAACTGGTCTGGCTGCCGCTCGCCAAGGCCAAGCAGGCCGACATACCCGACATCACCCGCATGATCCTGGACGAGCTGGAAAAGCGGCTCGCCGACGATCCGCTGCTGCGTCCGGGCGGACCTGTCCCTTTCTACCGGCTTGTCCGCAACCACTTCACCCGCGAACTTCTCTAA
- a CDS encoding DUF983 domain-containing protein, which translates to MEQQVFGGEHHSGRVARPLWTAMKRGFLGRCPNCGEGKLFRGFTKTVETCSVCGEEIHHHRADDLPAYLVIVIVGHIVLGAFMGVEATSTLSTWQHIAIWVPLTILLSIALLQPVKGAVIGLQWAFYMHGFGGQKDGTESHHGA; encoded by the coding sequence ATGGAACAACAGGTTTTTGGTGGCGAACATCACTCTGGCCGGGTTGCCCGCCCCTTGTGGACGGCGATGAAGCGGGGCTTCTTGGGCCGCTGCCCGAACTGTGGCGAAGGCAAGCTGTTCCGCGGCTTCACCAAGACTGTCGAAACCTGCAGCGTCTGCGGCGAGGAGATCCATCACCATCGCGCCGACGATCTGCCGGCCTACCTGGTCATCGTCATCGTCGGCCATATCGTTCTCGGTGCCTTCATGGGCGTGGAAGCGACCTCGACGCTCTCCACCTGGCAGCACATTGCAATATGGGTGCCCTTGACCATCCTGCTCTCCATCGCGCTGCTGCAACCGGTCAAGGGTGCCGTCATCGGACTGCAATGGGCGTTCTATATGCACGGGTTCGGTGGCCAAAAGGATGGGACGGAGTCCCACCACGGCGCCTGA
- the rnr gene encoding ribonuclease R, protein MARRITGRSHGDPRTADTRAKVKDDYRPSRDEILRYIAENPDRAGKRDIAKAFALRGDDRIWLKDLLRDLQDEGVLTKERKRLARVGALPHVAVLDIFGRDGDGILLAHPAEAVGPGEPPVVSIRVSRSGNGPAPGIGDRVLAKTFPTDDPSGPAYTGRVIKIFEKRTDAVLGVFRVLQDGSFRIEPVERRQPELIVDKEFQNGAKNGDLVEVEPARASRFGLPRAKVLNVLGSLTSEKAVSMIAIHAHDIPHIFPADVIAESEAVKPATLDHREDWRDLPLVTIDPADAKDHDDAVFATPDLDEKNPGGVIATVAIADVAAYVRHGTALDREALKRGNSVYFPDRVVPMLPERISNDLCSLREGQDRPALAVRMTFSADGRKIRHSFHRVMMKSAAKLAYSQAQAAIDGVPDDKTGPILDTVLRPLWEAYAILKRGRDGRQPLELDLPERKILLKPDGTVDRVIVPERLDAHKLIEEFMIQANVAAAETLEGKKQALVYRVHDAPSLAKQESLREFLQTLSLSLARGAQMRPSQFNGILERVRGADNEALVNEVVLRSQSQAEYSPKNIGHFGLNLSRYAHFTSPIRRYADLIVHRGLIAALGLGPGGLTQDEEARLEDVAVLISGTERRAMAAERDTVDRLISAYLAERIDDRFDARISGVTKSGLFVQLPQYGADGFIPVSTLGGDYYIYDEMARSLFGERSGKGYQLADRVEVRLVEVAPMAGAMRFEMLTDPKPLPGSSRSFHKAKGRARASQTRPGPRGRRR, encoded by the coding sequence GTGGCGCGCAGGATCACCGGAAGAAGTCACGGCGATCCCCGCACCGCCGACACCCGGGCCAAGGTCAAGGACGATTATCGGCCCTCGCGCGACGAAATCCTGCGCTATATCGCCGAAAACCCAGATCGCGCCGGAAAGCGCGACATCGCCAAGGCGTTCGCGCTGCGCGGCGACGACCGCATCTGGCTGAAGGATCTCCTGCGCGACCTGCAGGACGAAGGCGTTCTGACCAAGGAGCGCAAGCGGTTGGCCCGGGTCGGCGCCCTACCCCATGTCGCCGTGCTCGACATCTTTGGCCGCGACGGCGATGGCATCTTGCTGGCGCACCCGGCCGAGGCAGTCGGTCCGGGCGAGCCTCCCGTGGTCTCGATCCGCGTTTCGCGCAGCGGCAACGGTCCCGCGCCAGGCATCGGCGACCGCGTGCTGGCCAAAACCTTCCCGACCGACGATCCGTCAGGGCCTGCCTATACCGGCCGGGTGATCAAGATCTTCGAGAAGCGCACGGACGCTGTCCTCGGCGTCTTTCGCGTGCTTCAGGACGGCAGCTTCCGCATCGAGCCGGTGGAACGGCGCCAGCCCGAGCTGATCGTCGACAAGGAATTCCAGAACGGCGCCAAAAACGGCGATCTTGTCGAAGTCGAGCCAGCGCGAGCCTCCCGCTTTGGGTTGCCCCGCGCCAAGGTGCTGAACGTGCTGGGTTCGCTGACCAGCGAAAAGGCGGTTTCGATGATCGCCATCCACGCGCACGACATTCCCCACATTTTCCCGGCCGACGTCATTGCCGAATCCGAGGCGGTGAAGCCCGCGACGCTTGACCATCGCGAGGACTGGCGTGACCTGCCGCTGGTTACCATCGATCCGGCCGACGCCAAGGACCATGACGACGCGGTCTTCGCCACCCCTGACCTCGACGAGAAGAACCCCGGCGGCGTCATCGCGACGGTCGCCATCGCGGATGTCGCGGCCTATGTCCGCCATGGCACGGCGCTCGACCGCGAAGCGCTGAAGCGCGGCAATTCGGTTTATTTCCCAGATCGCGTCGTGCCGATGCTGCCCGAGCGCATCTCCAACGATCTCTGTTCGCTGCGCGAGGGTCAGGATCGCCCAGCACTCGCGGTGCGCATGACTTTCTCCGCCGATGGCAGAAAGATCAGGCACTCCTTCCACCGCGTCATGATGAAGTCGGCGGCCAAGCTGGCCTATAGCCAGGCCCAGGCCGCGATCGACGGTGTTCCGGACGACAAGACCGGCCCGATCCTCGACACTGTGCTGAGGCCGCTGTGGGAGGCCTATGCGATCCTCAAGCGCGGCCGCGACGGCCGCCAGCCGCTGGAACTCGACCTGCCGGAGCGCAAGATCCTGCTCAAGCCGGATGGCACGGTCGACCGCGTCATCGTGCCGGAGCGGCTCGACGCCCACAAGTTGATCGAAGAGTTCATGATCCAAGCCAATGTCGCCGCGGCCGAAACGCTGGAAGGCAAGAAGCAGGCGCTGGTCTATCGAGTCCATGACGCGCCGTCGCTGGCCAAGCAGGAATCGCTGCGCGAATTCCTGCAGACGCTTAGCCTGTCATTGGCACGCGGCGCCCAGATGCGGCCCAGCCAGTTCAACGGCATTCTTGAGCGTGTGCGCGGCGCCGACAACGAGGCGCTGGTCAACGAAGTGGTGCTGCGCTCGCAGAGCCAGGCCGAATATTCACCCAAGAACATCGGCCATTTCGGCCTCAACCTCAGCCGTTACGCTCATTTCACCTCGCCGATCCGCCGCTACGCCGACCTGATCGTGCATCGCGGACTTATTGCCGCGCTCGGTCTCGGCCCCGGCGGGCTGACGCAGGATGAGGAGGCCCGCCTCGAAGATGTTGCGGTGCTGATCTCCGGCACCGAGCGGCGCGCCATGGCTGCCGAGCGCGACACGGTCGACCGGCTGATCTCGGCCTACCTCGCCGAGCGCATCGACGACCGCTTCGACGCCCGCATCTCCGGCGTCACCAAATCAGGACTTTTTGTCCAATTGCCGCAATATGGCGCCGATGGTTTCATCCCGGTGTCAACTTTGGGCGGCGATTACTATATATACGATGAAATGGCCCGCTCCCTGTTCGGAGAACGCTCGGGCAAAGGCTACCAGCTCGCGGACCGCGTCGAGGTCCGGCTCGTGGAGGTGGCGCCAATGGCCGGCGCGATGCGCTTCGAAATGTTGACCGACCCAAAGCCCCTGCCAGGCTCCAGCAGGTCGTTTCACAAGGCTAAGGGCCGCGCCCGTGCGTCGCAAACGCGACCGGGGCCGCGCGGCAGGAGACGATGA